A stretch of Myroides oncorhynchi DNA encodes these proteins:
- a CDS encoding OmpA family protein, which yields MRINIYKISAIVLISMFSVGAVAQKSSIRKANQQIEKMAYADAIKIYEKLVSKGKKADEISNNLAKAYYENGMYLEANHWYDKLYGKITISSEIKDVDAFYQYIQTIRTTGDYMLANSKMDLLAEIAPENGIVKKYLSDPNYLEQVNANREGYRVKILNSVNTGGSEYGSALYKGEIVYASSTNKKGKHKKTHSWTNDPYTKLYSAPVRIDGFIGSVKPFAKKLEGKYNESNAIFTADARTMYFSSNNRGGNTTRYSDGAVLVNLYRAYSFGQGKWGDVEKLTINVDHANTAQPALSPDQDWIYFSSDRPGGYGKSDLYRVRLFRDGTTGTPENLGDKINTPGRESFPFVSSDNVLYFASDGHPGLGGLDLYGVQIDPDGTFGEVVNLGNSINSPYDDFAMYLDPEAKFGFITSNRPNGQGKDDLYYVRMKQGTELNISQEIQGRVVDKFTNDPILDAFVFLYDSKHKMIQEVEVDKRGDYIFKDVKVNRDYYVAVKSNGYISQEQSVEDVDKNDVRVVNFGLTKVDNHHNGGNNFTAKSIKKGDDLTSHLALAPIYFDHDSSIIRSDAQLELSKVVLMMKQNSSVKIQVRSHTDSTGPDLYNLKLSDRRAKATVEEIISQGISPSRISGQGFGETRLLNHCANNVRCTEQEHQLNRRSEFIIIEL from the coding sequence ATGAGAATAAATATTTATAAAATAAGCGCAATTGTCCTAATTAGTATGTTTTCTGTGGGCGCAGTAGCTCAAAAATCTTCTATAAGAAAGGCCAATCAGCAGATAGAAAAAATGGCTTATGCAGATGCGATTAAAATCTATGAAAAATTAGTATCAAAGGGTAAAAAAGCAGATGAAATTTCAAATAATTTAGCTAAGGCTTATTATGAAAATGGAATGTATCTAGAGGCTAACCACTGGTATGATAAGCTATATGGTAAAATAACTATATCAAGTGAAATAAAAGATGTAGATGCTTTTTATCAATATATACAAACCATTAGAACAACAGGCGATTATATGCTTGCCAATAGTAAAATGGACTTACTAGCTGAGATTGCTCCAGAGAATGGTATAGTAAAAAAATACCTTAGCGATCCAAATTATTTAGAACAAGTAAATGCCAATCGAGAAGGATATAGAGTAAAAATACTCAATAGTGTTAATACAGGGGGATCTGAATATGGATCTGCTTTATATAAAGGAGAGATTGTATATGCATCCTCTACCAACAAAAAAGGGAAGCATAAAAAAACACATAGTTGGACCAATGATCCATATACTAAATTGTATTCTGCTCCAGTGCGCATAGATGGGTTTATTGGTAGTGTTAAACCTTTTGCTAAAAAGCTTGAAGGAAAATACAATGAGTCAAATGCTATTTTTACAGCAGATGCCAGAACAATGTATTTCTCTAGTAATAACCGTGGCGGAAACACCACTCGTTATTCAGATGGAGCAGTGCTAGTTAATCTGTATCGCGCCTATAGTTTTGGACAAGGAAAATGGGGAGATGTTGAGAAATTAACCATTAATGTTGACCATGCTAATACAGCTCAACCTGCATTAAGCCCTGACCAGGATTGGATTTATTTTTCTTCTGATAGACCTGGAGGTTATGGTAAATCAGATCTATATCGCGTAAGATTATTTAGAGACGGAACAACTGGAACACCTGAGAATTTAGGTGATAAAATAAATACTCCAGGTAGAGAGAGTTTTCCGTTTGTAAGTTCTGACAATGTACTATATTTTGCCTCAGATGGGCATCCAGGATTAGGTGGGTTAGATTTATATGGTGTGCAAATAGATCCGGATGGAACATTTGGAGAGGTAGTTAACCTGGGTAATTCAATTAATAGTCCTTATGATGATTTTGCTATGTATCTTGATCCAGAAGCTAAATTTGGATTTATCACCTCTAATCGACCAAATGGTCAAGGCAAGGATGATTTGTATTATGTAAGAATGAAACAAGGTACTGAACTTAATATATCTCAAGAGATACAGGGACGTGTTGTGGATAAGTTTACTAATGATCCAATTCTTGATGCTTTTGTTTTTCTATATGACAGTAAACACAAAATGATACAAGAGGTAGAGGTTGATAAACGAGGAGACTATATATTTAAAGATGTTAAAGTAAATAGAGACTATTATGTGGCTGTAAAATCTAATGGATATATATCACAAGAACAGTCGGTTGAAGATGTAGATAAGAATGATGTTCGTGTAGTGAATTTTGGTTTAACAAAAGTCGATAACCATCATAATGGTGGTAATAATTTTACTGCTAAATCAATAAAAAAAGGAGATGATTTGACTTCTCATTTAGCATTAGCACCAATTTATTTCGACCATGATAGTTCAATAATTCGATCAGATGCACAATTGGAACTTTCCAAAGTGGTATTGATGATGAAACAAAACAGCAGTGTTAAGATACAAGTAAGGTCTCATACAGATAGTACAGGACCAGATTTGTATAACTTAAAGCTATCAGATCGTCGTGCAAAAGCTACAGTAGAGGAAATCATTAGTCAAGGTATTAGTCCAAGCCGTATAAGTGGACAAGGATTTGGCGAGACAAGATTACTGAATCACTGTGCAAATAATGTAAGATGTACAGAACAAGAACATCAATTAAACAGACGTAGTGAGTTTATCATTATAGAACTTTAA
- a CDS encoding S41 family peptidase, whose translation MNSRILILFLIVFSQLTVLGQKKIKDLTKENYLEDFDFIVKVIKQQHPNAFRFITENDFDAKVKKSRLVLEKQPSLENFILSNPLALINDTHSSITPDNVLFDEFTKQSDFFPLTTSVYNNKVFINQYTLDIPIGAEVIKVNNLDVIDILNRIPNGVDGNIQASSQKDFSLYVSLIFPKTKEFVIEYKQNSGDKNSKKVVLKSVNFSQYNYNAQKSILPLNTLAFNNGIYGYQLDKQTYILTITSFNMSEEYAYFILNNIFATIKENNIKNLVLDIRDNSGGMLSNIPLFYSFISTQKEFKNIYKYATRVPKINVRENLLDENNKLANTTDIIAFDNFMKQRFDFNQQDQFYYGNNRLDEYYVENYPQDRNAFTGKVSLLINNNTISAAAYFAYLFQLNKRGDIVGQETRSCSNFTTAAWFLNYKLPNTESILSLPRSKIFFNTVANKENTCRGVIPNQTIESAQYQKGLQSIKDSEMNLALELLNK comes from the coding sequence ATGAATAGTAGAATTTTAATATTATTTCTTATCGTCTTTAGCCAGCTTACTGTACTGGGACAAAAAAAGATTAAAGACTTAACTAAAGAGAATTACTTAGAGGATTTCGATTTTATAGTCAAGGTGATAAAGCAGCAACACCCCAATGCTTTTAGATTTATAACAGAGAATGACTTTGACGCCAAAGTAAAAAAAAGCCGATTAGTTTTAGAGAAACAGCCTAGCTTAGAGAATTTTATATTATCGAATCCTTTAGCGCTAATTAATGATACTCACTCTAGTATAACTCCAGATAATGTTCTTTTTGATGAGTTTACCAAACAAAGTGATTTTTTTCCTTTAACTACCTCTGTGTATAACAATAAGGTATTTATTAATCAATATACTTTAGATATACCAATAGGAGCTGAAGTGATAAAGGTGAATAATCTAGATGTTATTGATATTTTAAATAGAATACCCAATGGTGTAGATGGCAATATTCAGGCGAGTTCTCAAAAAGACTTTTCTTTATATGTATCCTTAATCTTTCCTAAAACTAAAGAGTTTGTTATAGAGTACAAACAAAACTCTGGTGATAAGAATTCAAAAAAGGTAGTTTTAAAATCAGTAAATTTTAGCCAGTACAATTATAACGCCCAAAAGAGTATTTTACCTCTTAATACTTTAGCCTTTAACAATGGAATTTATGGATATCAACTTGATAAACAAACTTATATTCTTACCATTACAAGTTTTAATATGTCCGAGGAGTATGCCTATTTTATTTTGAATAATATTTTTGCAACTATTAAAGAAAACAATATTAAGAATCTAGTTTTAGATATCAGAGATAACAGTGGTGGAATGCTTTCAAATATTCCTCTTTTTTATTCTTTTATTAGTACTCAAAAAGAGTTTAAAAACATTTATAAATACGCCACAAGAGTTCCAAAGATAAACGTGAGAGAGAATCTTTTAGATGAAAATAATAAGCTGGCAAATACAACTGATATTATTGCCTTTGATAATTTTATGAAACAAAGATTCGATTTTAATCAACAAGATCAGTTCTATTATGGTAACAATCGTTTAGATGAATATTATGTTGAAAATTACCCTCAAGATAGAAATGCATTTACAGGTAAGGTTAGCTTGCTTATAAATAATAATACTATTTCAGCAGCGGCTTATTTTGCATATCTTTTTCAATTAAATAAAAGAGGAGATATTGTAGGGCAGGAGACAAGAAGTTGTAGTAATTTTACAACAGCTGCATGGTTTTTAAATTACAAACTACCCAATACGGAATCGATTTTGTCTTTACCAAGAAGCAAAATATTCTTCAATACAGTAGCCAATAAAGAAAATACTTGTAGAGGAGTTATTCCAAATCAAACCATTGAATCGGCCCAGTATCAAAAAGGATTACAAAGTATTAAAGATTCTGAGATGAACTTGGCACTAGAGTTATTAAATAAATAA
- a CDS encoding ATP-binding protein, whose protein sequence is MHKKILYYATIISVFLIISCTNNKTPYHTDLDNLFALKKDSITKDSIAKAIEGKVKIALQLENTIDHSSLIDSVLNELRWTNEKQAFFELTQIAIKDAKDQKDYVRLANTYQNIAVYYQDINQLDSVYYYYTKAENIYENNSDSLAMAENRYYQSRLLYELGLFMESEIKLTTSMRYLLDHNPKNPILVEAIQLRAFHDMDRGDYDKALISMKQILDTLIKDEGRFEILPKQKYYLAITNLCSNIANLNNEIENYTQSEYYSNLALKYLSKNYNDLIYAFANIPHQFSKYNQDKNHDIIEGLLISYNIYEKLNHTYYKIEFAMLVASIYENENNNEQALSWAKLAYRQAKAENFFRFQKQAIEFILAQSNYNDPKLVQELIELNYHIEEEQSRVHQLFTKTEHDSVLLSNENHILKQRIFTIVVVSIIITLILLFIVFYLRLRSKNKELYNFFIQNSKNQEILDLLHTNSVIEYQSIAKERNRIAKDLHDGVVNSIFVLRFSLQQLKTSDSKIQESLVEELIGLEKTVRTISHSLAESSFFNDKSFESLIRALVTKQTNGFSTEFALELQDNLQFHYLSTLQKMNIYLILQEALQNINKHSYASQCMVKVTVDNIAITFSIIDNGVGFRSEATKGLGLSSMKERANDIHANLEIESYKNKGTVVSLFIPLL, encoded by the coding sequence ATGCATAAGAAAATACTTTACTACGCTACTATTATTTCTGTTTTTTTAATTATCAGTTGTACTAATAATAAAACTCCCTATCATACAGATCTAGATAATTTATTTGCCTTAAAAAAAGATTCAATAACAAAGGATTCAATAGCTAAGGCTATTGAAGGTAAAGTAAAAATTGCTTTGCAATTAGAAAACACAATTGATCATAGCTCCTTAATAGATAGTGTTTTAAATGAACTGCGTTGGACTAATGAAAAGCAAGCTTTTTTCGAGTTAACCCAAATAGCTATAAAGGATGCAAAAGACCAGAAGGACTATGTAAGATTAGCTAATACTTATCAAAATATAGCTGTATACTATCAGGATATTAACCAGTTAGATAGTGTGTATTATTATTATACGAAGGCAGAAAATATCTATGAAAATAATAGTGATAGTCTTGCCATGGCCGAAAATAGATATTACCAATCAAGATTACTCTATGAATTAGGTTTGTTTATGGAATCAGAAATAAAACTGACAACCTCTATGAGGTATCTCCTTGATCATAATCCTAAAAATCCTATACTTGTTGAAGCAATTCAGTTAAGAGCTTTTCATGATATGGACCGCGGAGATTATGACAAAGCATTAATCAGTATGAAACAAATTTTAGATACCTTAATTAAAGATGAAGGAAGGTTTGAAATTTTACCTAAACAAAAGTATTATCTTGCTATTACTAATCTTTGTTCTAATATAGCAAACTTAAATAATGAGATTGAGAATTACACTCAATCAGAGTATTATTCCAATTTAGCTTTAAAGTATTTAAGTAAAAATTACAATGATTTAATATACGCTTTTGCTAATATTCCACATCAATTTTCTAAATATAATCAAGATAAAAATCATGATATTATAGAAGGATTATTAATCTCTTATAATATCTATGAAAAGCTTAACCATACTTATTATAAAATAGAATTTGCTATGCTTGTTGCCTCTATATATGAAAATGAAAATAATAACGAACAAGCCTTATCTTGGGCCAAGTTAGCTTATAGGCAGGCTAAAGCGGAAAATTTTTTTAGATTCCAAAAACAAGCTATTGAGTTTATCTTAGCTCAAAGCAATTATAATGACCCCAAACTTGTTCAGGAACTGATCGAGCTTAATTACCATATAGAAGAAGAACAAAGTAGAGTACATCAATTATTTACAAAGACAGAGCATGATAGTGTTTTGTTAAGTAACGAGAATCATATATTAAAACAAAGGATATTTACAATAGTGGTTGTATCAATCATTATAACATTAATTTTACTGTTTATAGTGTTTTATCTAAGACTTAGGAGTAAAAATAAAGAGCTTTATAACTTCTTTATTCAAAATTCTAAAAATCAGGAGATATTAGATCTTTTGCATACCAATAGCGTTATTGAGTATCAATCCATAGCAAAGGAGCGCAATCGAATAGCTAAGGATCTACACGATGGAGTTGTAAATAGTATTTTTGTTTTAAGGTTTAGTTTACAACAGCTGAAAACCTCAGACTCTAAGATACAAGAGTCACTTGTAGAAGAGTTAATTGGGCTGGAGAAAACAGTTCGTACAATATCACATTCCCTAGCTGAGAGTAGCTTTTTTAATGATAAAAGTTTTGAAAGTTTAATTAGAGCATTAGTTACCAAGCAAACTAATGGATTTAGTACTGAGTTTGCACTAGAGCTTCAAGATAATTTACAGTTCCACTATTTATCTACTTTACAAAAGATGAATATTTATCTTATTTTGCAAGAGGCATTACAAAATATTAATAAACACTCTTATGCAAGTCAGTGTATGGTTAAGGTAACTGTTGACAATATAGCAATAACATTTAGTATCATAGACAACGGGGTCGGATTTAGATCAGAAGCTACTAAAGGATTAGGCTTGTCAAGTATGAAAGAAAGAGCAAATGATATTCATGCTAATTTAGAAATAGAGTCTTATAAGAACAAAGGAACAGTTGTGTCGTTGTTTATACCTTTATTATAA
- a CDS encoding transposase, whose product MNTFIDWFGKDYIDCVLADREFVGEDWISYLNDRQIKYYIRIRNNFKVYLPSKQKEIKASHLFNNLKPGQTRQYHKIVRIHNQLCYISGTKVITDGKIDFCIIIGFNKPEKALDTYKIRWQIETLFKAFKSSLAALT is encoded by the coding sequence ATCAATACTTTTATTGATTGGTTTGGTAAAGATTATATTGATTGTGTATTAGCTGATAGAGAATTTGTTGGAGAAGATTGGATTAGTTATCTAAATGATAGGCAGATTAAATACTACATCCGTATTCGAAATAACTTTAAGGTTTACCTGCCTAGTAAACAAAAAGAAATAAAGGCTTCTCATCTATTTAATAACTTAAAACCTGGTCAAACAAGGCAATATCACAAGATTGTTAGAATTCATAATCAGCTATGTTATATCTCTGGAACTAAAGTGATAACAGATGGTAAAATAGACTTTTGTATAATCATTGGCTTTAATAAACCAGAGAAAGCTTTAGATACTTATAAAATAAGATGGCAGATTGAAACTTTGTTTAAAGCCTTCAAGTCTAGTCTAGCGGCTTTAACATAG
- a CDS encoding DUF3347 domain-containing protein, producing the protein MKKVILSFAVLAFTLTACNDKKQESTGHEQQEHTGHEEHLSQDQHNQHPSHKEVKNVTTVKESNVLQLSLDSYLLVKKALQEDNQVAATTAGKTLTTSLKAVVTEDARAKELVKELIETATKLESTDIKVQRSEFEDLTDDLVKLIAIVGTDRVVFEQYCPMYDNGEGGKWLSDVEDLSNPLYGSSMLKCGANQNKIIFETK; encoded by the coding sequence ATGAAAAAAGTAATCTTAAGTTTTGCAGTATTAGCTTTCACACTTACTGCATGTAATGACAAAAAACAAGAATCAACAGGTCATGAGCAACAAGAACACACTGGCCACGAAGAACATTTAAGTCAAGATCAACACAATCAACATCCTTCACATAAAGAAGTAAAAAATGTTACTACAGTGAAAGAGTCTAATGTGTTACAATTATCTTTAGATTCTTACTTGTTAGTTAAAAAAGCATTACAAGAAGATAATCAAGTAGCAGCTACTACGGCTGGTAAAACATTAACAACTAGTCTAAAAGCAGTAGTTACAGAAGATGCTAGGGCAAAAGAATTAGTAAAAGAACTAATAGAGACTGCAACTAAGTTAGAATCAACAGATATTAAAGTACAAAGATCAGAATTTGAAGACTTAACTGATGATTTAGTAAAACTAATTGCTATAGTGGGTACTGATAGAGTAGTATTTGAACAATACTGCCCGATGTATGACAATGGTGAAGGAGGAAAATGGTTAAGCGATGTAGAAGACCTATCTAATCCTTTATATGGTTCTTCTATGCTTAAATGTGGAGCTAATCAAAATAAAATTATATTTGAAACTAAATAG
- a CDS encoding efflux RND transporter periplasmic adaptor subunit yields the protein MDKIRNIFKSNIVRYSAILLVGLLLGWMVFGGAGSHEHNGEPATTEEGNTVWTCSMHPQIKMDKPGKCPLCAMDLIPLKSSDPGDDLIDDNAIQMSKQAVALANIQTTRVGHQAPVKDIQLYGTIQVDERLQQSQTSHVNGRIEKLYVNFTGEAVKQGQLIATIYSPDLLTAQQELLEALKLRDLQPLLLDAAKEKLRIWKMSEAQINKVLNTGIASAYVSVHANTSGIVVEKNVNQGDYINQGTVLYSISNLSKLWAVFDAYENDLPFIKEGDAIEYSLQSLPGEVFKGKIAFINPIIDASSRTAKVRVETDNTKNQLKPEMYASAKISAPLKQYNKEIVIPKSSVLWTGKRSVIYVKQPNTSTPAFMLREIVLGPSLGDNYVVMSGLENGEQIVTNGVFTVDASAQLEGKRSMMNNDNAPAAKGHANHRNDHTTSANLEHGMLKVKGNCDLCKDRIESAAKKVKGVSTATWDVKQKVLHLNFDKKLTTRAAISKAVAKVGHDTELDKATDLDYKALHSCCQFQR from the coding sequence ATGGACAAAATAAGAAATATATTCAAAAGCAATATTGTACGTTACAGTGCAATACTACTAGTAGGACTACTACTAGGATGGATGGTATTTGGAGGCGCAGGCTCACATGAGCACAATGGTGAACCGGCTACTACAGAAGAAGGCAATACAGTATGGACATGCTCTATGCACCCACAAATCAAAATGGACAAACCTGGTAAATGTCCTTTATGTGCCATGGATCTAATCCCACTTAAATCATCTGACCCTGGAGATGATCTTATCGATGACAATGCTATACAGATGTCTAAACAAGCAGTAGCTCTAGCTAATATACAAACTACAAGAGTAGGCCATCAAGCCCCTGTAAAGGATATCCAACTCTATGGAACCATCCAGGTAGATGAGCGTCTACAACAGTCACAAACATCCCATGTCAATGGCCGTATTGAGAAACTGTATGTAAACTTTACGGGAGAAGCAGTAAAACAAGGACAATTGATTGCAACGATATACTCTCCTGATTTGCTTACAGCTCAACAAGAGTTATTAGAAGCCTTAAAACTTAGAGATTTACAACCACTCTTACTTGATGCTGCTAAAGAGAAATTGCGTATTTGGAAAATGTCAGAAGCGCAGATAAACAAGGTTCTTAATACAGGTATAGCCTCTGCTTATGTATCAGTACATGCTAATACCAGTGGTATCGTGGTAGAAAAAAACGTTAACCAAGGAGACTATATCAACCAAGGAACAGTGCTATACAGTATCTCTAATTTGTCTAAACTATGGGCTGTATTTGATGCCTATGAGAATGACTTGCCTTTTATAAAAGAAGGCGATGCAATAGAATATAGCCTGCAGAGTTTACCAGGAGAAGTATTTAAAGGAAAGATAGCCTTTATCAATCCTATTATAGACGCTAGTTCTAGAACAGCAAAAGTAAGAGTAGAGACAGATAATACAAAGAATCAGTTAAAACCTGAGATGTATGCAAGTGCGAAAATATCAGCTCCACTTAAACAGTACAACAAAGAAATAGTTATCCCTAAATCTTCTGTTCTCTGGACTGGTAAGCGATCTGTTATCTATGTCAAACAACCTAATACTTCTACCCCTGCCTTTATGCTAAGAGAGATTGTGTTAGGTCCTTCTTTAGGAGATAACTATGTGGTGATGTCTGGATTAGAAAATGGTGAGCAAATCGTAACTAATGGCGTGTTTACAGTAGATGCAAGTGCACAGCTAGAAGGTAAACGCAGTATGATGAATAACGATAACGCTCCTGCCGCTAAAGGCCATGCTAATCACAGAAATGATCATACTACTAGCGCTAATCTAGAACATGGTATGCTAAAGGTAAAAGGGAACTGTGACTTGTGTAAAGACAGAATAGAGTCTGCTGCTAAGAAAGTAAAAGGAGTATCTACTGCTACTTGGGATGTAAAACAGAAAGTACTTCACCTTAACTTTGACAAGAAACTAACCACTAGAGCAGCTATCTCTAAGGCAGTTGCTAAAGTGGGTCATGATACAGAGCTTGACAAAGCAACTGATCTGGATTATAAAGCATTACATAGCTGTTGCCAGTTTCAGAGGTAG
- a CDS encoding TolC family protein, which produces MNKNKTYIYLASAFLAVTSFTATAVAQEQPKDSLSRYLKVAIENNPGVKSQKLAYEAFLQKIPQAGAYQDPELSMEFYTKPMDIVGGRSIGNVSVMQMLPWFGTRKSAQVEAGHMANMQDQQYKETLDNLTLQVYTQWYNLQKLNQQLLNNQENKKLLEQLEQLAIRKFSAPSNSAKVTATPKVSTKTASTPSTSSSTGMGAMGMTGGATAAPAMSSSMSSSSGMSEMGSSSASGMSDVLRIGLELIEIENNIESLHSQITAEKAKFNALLNREANYQVVLGEIEKVNYLFSEQDALLAIQENNPMLSMITEEGLAYKAKSEMDRKMSYPMIGLGVQYMIIGKTSDMMLGMGDMNGKDMIMPMMTVTLPIFRKKYKAQQEEGKLWWKSSDQKFKETYNTLKSEYYGYKSQLDDAARIVTLYDKQTTLAQTTYNLIIKEFVTGKSDLTNVIQVQRQLLDYQLKKAEAIANYNTMVASIKKLVAVRDNTQNI; this is translated from the coding sequence ATGAACAAAAATAAAACATATATATATTTAGCTTCGGCCTTCTTAGCAGTGACTAGTTTCACTGCTACGGCTGTAGCCCAGGAGCAACCTAAGGATTCTCTATCACGCTATTTAAAGGTAGCCATAGAGAATAACCCAGGTGTTAAATCACAAAAGCTAGCTTATGAAGCCTTCTTACAAAAGATTCCTCAAGCAGGTGCATATCAAGATCCTGAGCTATCAATGGAGTTTTATACCAAACCTATGGATATCGTGGGTGGTCGCTCTATCGGTAACGTAAGTGTAATGCAAATGCTTCCTTGGTTTGGCACGCGTAAATCAGCTCAAGTAGAAGCTGGGCACATGGCTAATATGCAAGACCAGCAATACAAAGAAACATTAGATAACCTAACACTTCAGGTGTACACACAGTGGTATAACTTACAGAAGTTAAATCAGCAGTTACTCAATAACCAAGAAAATAAAAAACTCTTAGAGCAGCTAGAACAATTAGCAATCAGAAAGTTCTCTGCTCCTTCTAACAGCGCAAAAGTAACAGCTACTCCTAAAGTAAGCACTAAGACAGCTTCTACCCCATCCACTTCTTCTTCTACAGGCATGGGAGCTATGGGTATGACAGGCGGAGCTACTGCAGCACCTGCTATGTCTTCTTCTATGAGCTCTAGCAGTGGAATGAGCGAGATGGGTAGCAGTAGTGCCTCTGGTATGTCAGATGTATTGCGTATAGGTCTTGAACTAATTGAAATAGAAAATAATATAGAAAGTCTACATTCGCAAATCACAGCAGAAAAAGCAAAATTTAATGCACTGTTAAATAGAGAAGCTAATTATCAAGTAGTACTAGGTGAAATAGAAAAGGTAAACTATCTATTTAGCGAACAAGATGCTTTACTTGCAATACAAGAAAACAACCCAATGCTTTCAATGATTACAGAAGAGGGATTAGCCTATAAGGCAAAGTCAGAGATGGATAGAAAGATGAGTTACCCTATGATAGGACTTGGAGTACAATACATGATCATAGGAAAAACTAGTGATATGATGCTAGGTATGGGAGATATGAATGGAAAAGACATGATTATGCCCATGATGACAGTAACACTACCCATCTTCCGAAAAAAGTACAAAGCCCAACAAGAAGAAGGGAAACTTTGGTGGAAGTCTAGTGATCAGAAGTTTAAAGAAACTTATAATACATTAAAGAGTGAGTACTATGGCTATAAAAGTCAGCTAGATGATGCAGCTCGTATTGTAACTCTTTATGACAAACAGACTACACTAGCTCAGACTACCTATAACCTTATTATCAAGGAGTTTGTAACTGGGAAAAGTGATTTGACAAATGTAATACAAGTACAACGTCAATTATTAGATTACCAATTAAAGAAAGCTGAAGCAATAGCTAACTACAATACGATGGTAGCTTCTATCAAGAAATTAGTAGCAGTTCGCGACAACACACAAAATATTTAA